In one window of Polyangium spumosum DNA:
- a CDS encoding tetratricopeptide repeat protein, which yields MLPLARSVSRKRGAALVATLAALAAPAGGGIRAADAEELEATKEERGAATRAFEEGERAYRAGDFARAAERFEEAHRRAPHPAPLWNAARSWEKAGEIARAANGYARYLREAPEGAPDRDEAGKALAELATKLGRIEVFAPEAEDVKVDDLPLEGTILYVHPGTHVIEGRVRGVAVQRTEELEAGSVRSVALVAESAAEAPEEAPKEAPKEAPRPIPKQMRPPAKPAPAPRTERPWLLPALAVGGAATVVSAGILVWSGVDTLAALDDFHAAPSWDKLYDGRDKQLRTNVLLGVSFGLGAITGALGSYWLAGRSGGEVKVGLAPPVLGGPGFVLATGSF from the coding sequence ATGCTCCCTCTCGCCCGCTCCGTTTCTCGAAAAAGAGGCGCCGCGCTCGTGGCCACGCTCGCCGCGCTGGCAGCGCCGGCAGGAGGCGGGATCCGAGCGGCCGACGCCGAGGAGCTCGAGGCGACGAAGGAGGAGCGAGGGGCCGCGACGCGCGCATTCGAGGAGGGCGAGCGCGCGTATCGCGCCGGCGATTTCGCGCGAGCAGCCGAGCGCTTCGAGGAGGCGCACCGGAGAGCCCCGCACCCCGCGCCGCTCTGGAACGCAGCGCGATCGTGGGAAAAAGCCGGCGAGATCGCGCGCGCGGCGAACGGCTACGCGAGGTACCTGCGCGAGGCGCCCGAGGGCGCGCCGGATCGCGACGAGGCCGGCAAGGCGCTCGCCGAGCTCGCGACGAAGCTCGGGCGGATCGAGGTCTTCGCGCCGGAGGCCGAAGACGTGAAGGTCGACGATCTGCCGCTCGAAGGGACGATCCTCTACGTGCACCCCGGCACGCACGTGATCGAAGGGCGCGTGCGTGGCGTCGCCGTGCAGCGGACGGAGGAGCTCGAAGCCGGCAGCGTGCGCAGCGTGGCGCTCGTCGCAGAGAGCGCGGCAGAGGCGCCAGAAGAAGCGCCGAAAGAGGCGCCGAAAGAGGCGCCGCGGCCGATCCCGAAGCAGATGCGCCCACCGGCGAAACCCGCGCCCGCGCCGCGGACGGAGCGGCCCTGGCTCTTGCCAGCGCTCGCCGTGGGCGGGGCGGCGACGGTCGTGAGCGCGGGGATCCTCGTGTGGTCGGGGGTCGATACGCTCGCAGCGCTCGACGATTTTCACGCGGCGCCGTCCTGGGACAAACTCTACGACGGCCGAGACAAACAGCTCCGCACGAACGTGCTGCTCGGCGTGTCGTTCGGGCTCGGCGCGATCACGGGCGCGCTCGGATCGTACTGGCTCGCGGGGCGAAGTGGGGGCGAAGTCAAGGTCGGTCTCGCGCCGCCGGTGCTCGGGGGCCCGGGGTTCGTCCTGGCCACGGGGAGCTTCTGA
- a CDS encoding RNA polymerase sigma factor codes for MSEGAEDGDISLVERVLAGDRSAADALVREHQPGILRLVRRYVRRAEDAEDVAQRAFLNAFEKLADFRRESSFRTWLYRIAVHVALNHVRGASREGPTADMDDLPAFTSSLETSRLVAAEVWGRVAARLEELPPKQRLAVELRLFHELSFREIAALADCSEDSAKVNFHHGIKRLRGLVPDPNA; via the coding sequence ATGAGCGAGGGGGCAGAGGACGGCGACATTTCGCTCGTCGAGCGTGTCCTCGCGGGCGATCGCAGCGCCGCGGACGCGCTCGTCCGGGAGCACCAGCCTGGGATCCTGCGCCTCGTGCGCCGGTACGTCCGGCGCGCCGAGGACGCCGAGGACGTCGCGCAGCGGGCCTTCCTCAATGCATTCGAGAAGCTCGCCGATTTTCGCCGCGAATCGAGCTTCCGCACCTGGCTCTACCGCATCGCCGTGCATGTCGCCTTGAACCACGTCCGCGGCGCCTCGCGCGAGGGGCCGACCGCCGACATGGATGATCTGCCCGCGTTCACGAGCTCGCTCGAGACGAGCCGCCTCGTCGCCGCCGAGGTCTGGGGCCGCGTCGCCGCGCGCCTCGAGGAGCTCCCGCCGAAGCAACGCCTCGCCGTGGAGCTGCGCCTCTTCCACGAGCTCAGCTTCCGCGAGATCGCGGCCCTCGCCGATTGCAGCGAGGACAGCGCCAAGGTGAACTTCCATCACGGCATCAAGCGCCTGCGCGGGCTCGTCCCCGATCCGAACGCCTGA
- a CDS encoding matrixin family metalloprotease, whose translation MTKFVWALLLVALALSFTRAARAYEEGRSEYGARLHLTSLPARVRLDTPVPGLVDGGRGALLRAMATWSAVTCGSMAVSFVEANHGEEAPIEVRAVASKWRHGEAIAAHTDVESDAWTGEIRRVVIELDARRRWSDAARVPADALDLETVLLHELGHAAGLAHSVHSSAVMRAGLKPGHAPRRALDGDDAAGLCALYTAPVLVRKDKQSVRTDPVFPLPLPRALGVAAALGAFGVGIVCLRRRRRGA comes from the coding sequence GTGACGAAGTTTGTCTGGGCGCTCCTTCTCGTGGCCCTCGCCCTCTCCTTCACGAGAGCGGCGCGGGCCTACGAGGAGGGGCGATCCGAGTACGGCGCGCGCCTTCACTTGACTTCGCTTCCGGCACGGGTGCGTCTCGACACACCCGTGCCGGGTCTCGTCGACGGCGGGAGGGGCGCCTTGCTGCGGGCGATGGCGACGTGGTCGGCCGTGACGTGTGGCTCGATGGCCGTGTCGTTCGTCGAGGCAAACCATGGGGAGGAGGCGCCGATCGAGGTCCGCGCCGTGGCCTCGAAATGGCGACACGGCGAGGCGATCGCGGCGCACACGGACGTCGAGAGTGACGCGTGGACGGGCGAGATCCGGCGTGTGGTGATCGAGCTCGACGCGAGGCGGCGGTGGAGCGACGCGGCCCGCGTGCCCGCGGACGCGCTGGATCTGGAGACGGTGCTGCTGCACGAGCTCGGGCACGCGGCGGGGCTCGCCCATAGCGTACATTCCTCGGCCGTGATGCGGGCCGGGCTGAAGCCGGGGCACGCGCCGAGGCGCGCGCTCGACGGAGACGACGCGGCGGGGCTCTGCGCGCTGTACACCGCGCCCGTTTTGGTCAGGAAGGACAAACAATCTGTCCGGACAGACCCGGTTTTCCCGTTGCCCCTGCCCCGGGCCCTCGGCGTGGCGGCGGCGCTCGGCGCGTTCGGCGTGGGGATCGTCTGCCTTCGGAGGCGGCGGAGAGGCGCGTGA
- a CDS encoding LamG domain-containing protein: MRTHLFAALFPLAFATLGCSALTDLDALSSEYQSGMLPDGTYEFVDDAFPGEFELGSHTDTEWRAGRLQLMENAHDGEFRSRVFDAGQDVEWTTFSWTPAEPYLKALPDENGVEAGYSEGALDMSSNVLLLHLDGTGALTSGAALSDTSGKKNDALVDAPTGATLSFEEGTLGQGLADKLNGYLAVSTLSSDFDFDEGDFTWALWAKTTMSCTGNKVLLGVDTGISGPHLWLGCAEGDEFGPCGPGATGGRAAGTFRSDHDDPSDGTPFCGTSQINDGNWHHLAVVKKGHAQAQVVLYVDGIAEATLGTTFQDPIFLTGDDITVGALLEGGYQAEGTYDEVAIWRRALGPEEIRSIYRRGGARLALRVRVCDDPACAEGDPPFVGPGGAAWFVDPTGTPGPPGDLPLDVPRGRYFQYEASFEGYREGDGPGLFAVKVHARR; this comes from the coding sequence ATGAGGACGCACCTTTTCGCGGCGCTCTTTCCCCTCGCCTTCGCGACGCTGGGCTGCTCGGCCCTCACCGATCTCGACGCGCTCTCGTCGGAGTACCAGTCGGGCATGTTGCCGGACGGGACGTACGAATTCGTGGACGACGCGTTCCCGGGTGAATTCGAGCTCGGGTCGCACACGGACACGGAGTGGAGAGCGGGGCGACTGCAGCTCATGGAGAACGCGCACGACGGCGAGTTCCGGTCGCGGGTCTTCGACGCAGGCCAGGACGTCGAATGGACCACGTTCTCGTGGACGCCCGCCGAGCCCTACCTCAAGGCATTGCCGGACGAAAATGGCGTGGAGGCGGGGTATTCGGAGGGCGCGCTCGACATGTCCTCGAACGTGCTCCTGCTCCACCTCGACGGCACGGGCGCGCTGACCTCGGGGGCGGCGCTGTCGGATACGTCTGGCAAGAAAAACGACGCCCTCGTGGACGCACCGACGGGCGCGACGCTCTCGTTCGAGGAGGGCACGCTCGGGCAGGGGCTCGCGGACAAACTCAATGGTTACCTCGCGGTGAGCACGCTCTCCTCCGATTTCGATTTCGACGAAGGAGATTTCACCTGGGCGCTCTGGGCAAAAACCACCATGAGCTGCACGGGCAACAAGGTCCTGCTCGGCGTCGACACCGGCATCAGCGGGCCACACCTCTGGCTCGGCTGCGCGGAGGGAGACGAGTTCGGCCCGTGTGGGCCGGGCGCGACCGGCGGCCGCGCGGCAGGCACCTTCCGGTCCGACCACGACGACCCGAGCGACGGCACGCCCTTCTGCGGCACGAGCCAGATCAACGACGGAAACTGGCACCACCTCGCAGTCGTGAAGAAGGGGCACGCGCAAGCCCAGGTCGTGCTGTACGTCGACGGGATCGCCGAGGCGACGCTCGGGACCACGTTCCAGGACCCCATCTTCCTGACGGGCGACGACATCACCGTGGGCGCGTTGCTCGAGGGCGGCTACCAGGCCGAAGGCACCTACGACGAGGTCGCGATCTGGAGACGCGCGCTCGGGCCGGAGGAGATCCGGTCGATCTATCGGCGCGGCGGGGCGCGGCTCGCGCTCCGGGTGCGGGTCTGCGACGACCCCGCCTGCGCGGAGGGGGATCCTCCGTTCGTGGGACCGGGCGGCGCTGCGTGGTTCGTGGATCCGACGGGCACGCCGGGCCCGCCCGGGGACCTGCCGCTCGACGTGCCGAGGGGCCGTTATTTCCAGTACGAGGCGAGCTTCGAGGGCTACCGCGAGGGCGACGGCCCGGGGCTCTTCGCCGTGAAGGTCCACGCGCGACGCTGA